In Brachypodium distachyon strain Bd21 chromosome 2, Brachypodium_distachyon_v3.0, whole genome shotgun sequence, one genomic interval encodes:
- the LOC100845991 gene encoding uncharacterized protein LOC100845991, with product MKGAVDDVFLKAMFARKESSSSPSPSSSCLTKAVMLLVIFAVGVVAGLFTATGPSRCAQCHSSRVVFPSTAATVYPDADADAVPGFAEFAAPTRLMHGMTDAELFWRATMVPAPGAYPFKRVPKVAFMFLAGRGVLPLAPLWERFFRGHEGRFSVYVHAPPGVAINVSSDSPLYRREIPSQATSWGSVSLMDAEKRLLANALLDFSNERFVLLSESCIPVQPFPVVHDYLVGSRHSFVEVYYVPSKQCRGRYNRRMAPDITLRQWRKGSQWFELSRDVATAVLADAKYYPLFRKHCRPSCYPDEHYIPTMVNMLHGHRNSNRTITFVDWSKGGPHPAKYGAGDVTVELIQRIRRRTGRPCLYNSRPTSMCFLFARKFTPDMLGPLLNMSSAVMGF from the exons ATGAAGGGCGCGGTCGACGACGTCTTCCTCAAGGCAATGTTCGCGAGGAAGGAGTCTTCGTCGTctccgtctccctcctccagctgCCTCACCAAGGCCGTCATGCTCCTCGTGATCTTCGCCGTGGGCGTGGTCGCCGGCCTCTTCACGGCCACCGGGCCTTCCCGCTGCGCCCAGTGCCACAGCAGCAGGGTCGTGTTCCcgagcaccgccgccaccgtgtaccccgacgccgatgccgatgccgttCCCGGCTTCGCGGAGTTCGCGGCCCCGACGCGGTTGATGCACGGCATGACGGACGCGGAGCTCTTCTGGCGCGCCACCATGGTGCCGGCCCCGGGCGCGTACCCGTTCAAGCGCGTCCCCAAGGTGGCCTTCATGTtcctcgccggccgcggcgtccTCCCGCTGGCCCCGCTCTGGGAGCGCTTCTTCCGCGGCCACGAGGGCCGCTTCTCCGTCTACGTCCACGCGCCGCCCGGGGTCGCCATCAACGTGTCCAGCGACTCGCCCTTGTACCGCCGCGAGATCCCAAGCCAG GCGACCTCGTGGGGCTCGGTGTCGCTGATGGACGCGGAGAAGCGACTGCTGGCGAACGCGCTGCTGGACTTCTCCAACGAGCGCTTCGTGCTGCTCTCCGAGAGCTGCATCCCCGTGCAGCCCTTCCCGGTGGTGCACGACTACCTCGTCGGCTCCCGGCACAGCTTCGTCGAGGTGTACTACGTGCCGAGCAAGCAGTGCCGGGGCCGGTACAACCGACGCATGGCGCCGGACATCACGCTGCGCCAGTGGAGAAAAGGGTCCCAGTGGTTCGAGCTCAGCCGTGACGTGGCCACGGCCGTCCTGGCCGACGCCAAGTACTACCCGCTCTTCCGGAAGCACTGCCGGCCGTCGTGCTACCCCGACGAGCACTACATCCCGACGATGGTGAACATGCTCCACGGGCACCGGAACTCGAACCGCACCATCACATTCGTCGACTGGTCCAAGGGGGGACCTCACCCGGCCAAGTACGGCGCCGGCGATGTCACGGTGGAGCTGATCCAGAGAATCaggaggaggactgggagGCCCTGCCTGTACAATTCTCGGCCGACGTCGATGTGCTTCCTCTTTGCGAGGAAGTTCACGCCTGACATGCTCGGACCACTGCTCAACATGTCGTCGGCGGTCATGGGGTTTTAG